The bacterium genome includes a region encoding these proteins:
- a CDS encoding ammonia-forming cytochrome c nitrite reductase subunit c552: protein MSAKTPKSPGRKLFTIIVITAVIAAGVSLATVALLVSIFEHKQEARNPFYRVVELDDDTVDPEIWGKNFPLQFDSYKKTVDMVRTRHGGSEAVIHEPTETDPRTEVSQSKIEADPRMKRMWAGYSFSADFREERGHAYMLVDQTYTGRQQAAPQPGTCINCHASTYTAYKELGDGDIMEGFAKINQMSYAEAREHVDHPVSCLDCHDPDTMHLRVTRPAFIEGIRLVKAAEGLDDYDVNRDASRQEMRTYACAQCHVEYYFAGDEKRLTFPWHNGRKADEILEYYEEIGFKDWTHKETGAPMLKAQHPEFEMWSQGIHSKAGVSCADCHMPYMRVGAQKVSDHHVRSPLLNINNACQTCHRESESEMLDRAETIQARHIEMRDMALDALVELIDGIKKAQDAGATQDELADALNYQRKASFLLDFAEAENSAGFHADQEAARVLSKSMDFSRRGWMTLADWWEGQRTETDTIAEVIPAD from the coding sequence ATGAGCGCAAAGACGCCCAAGTCGCCAGGACGCAAGTTATTCACAATCATTGTCATAACCGCTGTGATTGCGGCGGGCGTCTCGCTCGCCACCGTGGCGCTGCTTGTCAGCATCTTCGAGCACAAACAGGAAGCGCGGAACCCGTTCTACCGTGTCGTCGAGTTAGACGATGACACAGTGGATCCAGAGATCTGGGGGAAGAACTTTCCGCTCCAATTCGATTCGTACAAGAAGACTGTCGACATGGTGCGGACGCGTCATGGGGGCAGCGAAGCCGTGATCCACGAACCGACTGAAACAGATCCACGGACTGAAGTCTCTCAGAGCAAGATCGAAGCAGATCCTCGCATGAAGCGGATGTGGGCGGGCTACTCGTTCTCCGCGGACTTCCGCGAGGAGCGTGGCCACGCGTACATGCTTGTGGACCAGACCTACACCGGCCGCCAGCAGGCGGCTCCGCAACCTGGCACTTGCATTAATTGTCACGCTTCCACGTATACCGCCTACAAAGAGCTCGGCGATGGCGACATCATGGAGGGGTTCGCGAAGATCAATCAGATGTCCTATGCCGAAGCCCGCGAGCACGTCGATCACCCGGTCTCGTGCCTGGATTGCCACGATCCAGACACGATGCACCTACGGGTCACGCGGCCCGCCTTCATCGAAGGCATCCGCCTGGTTAAGGCCGCCGAGGGACTCGATGACTACGATGTGAATCGAGATGCCTCTCGCCAGGAGATGCGCACCTACGCCTGTGCTCAATGCCACGTGGAATATTACTTTGCCGGCGATGAGAAGCGGCTCACGTTCCCTTGGCACAACGGCCGTAAGGCGGATGAGATTCTGGAGTACTACGAAGAGATTGGATTCAAAGACTGGACGCACAAAGAAACCGGCGCACCGATGCTCAAAGCTCAACATCCGGAGTTCGAAATGTGGAGCCAGGGAATTCATTCGAAGGCAGGCGTTTCTTGCGCCGACTGTCACATGCCGTACATGCGAGTTGGCGCTCAGAAGGTCAGTGACCATCACGTTCGTAGCCCCTTGCTGAACATCAACAACGCTTGCCAGACTTGCCACCGCGAAAGCGAGAGCGAGATGCTGGACCGCGCAGAGACTATTCAGGCCCGTCATATTGAGATGCGGGACATGGCGCTCGATGCGCTTGTGGAGCTCATCGACGGTATCAAGAAGGCTCAGGATGCAGGGGCGACACAGGACGAGCTAGCGGATGCGTTGAACTACCAGCGGAAAGCCTCGTTCCTCCTGGACTTTGCGGAGGCAGAGAACTCAGCCGGCTTCCACGCCGACCAGGAGGCTGCCCGCGTATTGAGTAAGTCGATGGACTTCTCCCGGCGAGGTTGGATGACTCTCGCCGATTGGTGGGAAGGCCAGCGCACAGAAACAGATACGATTGCCGAGGTTATTCCCGCGGATTAG
- a CDS encoding FxsA family protein, which produces MPAQRRRLPIGTILFFLFATFTLLEIWLIFLMASLITWPATIAVAIVSAIVGSAMAKHEGLAVLRKAQTELAAGRFPAQSLADGVMILIGGALLITPGMITDLIGFSTLVPICRRVYARALMRWGKRAFKMRRTGMGPGGFQAHFGTRPPSSGPASRPGVFDAEPGTYGHHAPDEEEEEEAIDVEFRRTE; this is translated from the coding sequence ATGCCAGCTCAACGCCGACGCCTGCCGATCGGAACCATTCTGTTCTTCCTGTTCGCCACTTTCACGCTGCTGGAGATCTGGCTGATCTTCCTGATGGCGAGCCTGATCACCTGGCCCGCCACGATTGCCGTCGCGATTGTGTCGGCGATCGTCGGCTCTGCGATGGCGAAGCACGAGGGCCTCGCGGTGTTGCGCAAGGCCCAGACGGAATTGGCAGCCGGACGCTTTCCCGCGCAATCGCTCGCCGATGGAGTAATGATCCTGATCGGTGGGGCATTGCTGATCACGCCGGGCATGATCACAGATCTGATCGGATTCTCGACGCTGGTGCCGATCTGCCGCCGAGTCTATGCGCGGGCGCTGATGCGATGGGGCAAACGCGCCTTCAAGATGCGCCGCACGGGAATGGGCCCGGGAGGGTTCCAGGCCCATTTCGGGACTCGTCCGCCATCCTCCGGCCCGGCATCTCGTCCGGGAGTCTTCGACGCCGAACCGGGCACGTACGGCCACCATGCGCCGGATGAGGAAGAGGAAGAAGAAGCCATCGACGTCGAATTCCGGCGGACGGAGTAG
- a CDS encoding metallophosphatase family protein, translated as MTRYGLISDTHGNLHPQVFELFEGVEAIFHAGDVVGEHILDELEAIAPTHAVHGNCDLMSPRLPALRVIDAAFGKVVITHSHLIQSGMAHPKTFVRHFAAQQPRLILFGHTHQRYQALHDGVWVVNPGSAGKPRFRDVPSLAILEWDGERKQFTFDFIALDWSRKGLA; from the coding sequence ATGACCCGATACGGCCTGATCTCCGACACACACGGCAATCTTCACCCCCAGGTTTTCGAGCTCTTTGAGGGCGTGGAGGCGATTTTCCACGCCGGGGACGTCGTCGGGGAGCACATCCTCGACGAGCTGGAAGCCATCGCGCCAACCCACGCCGTCCACGGAAACTGCGATCTGATGAGCCCGCGGCTGCCGGCCTTGCGCGTGATCGATGCGGCGTTCGGCAAGGTCGTGATCACCCACAGCCATTTGATCCAGTCTGGGATGGCACACCCCAAGACGTTTGTGAGGCATTTCGCCGCACAACAGCCGCGGCTGATCCTGTTCGGGCACACGCACCAGCGCTACCAGGCGCTGCACGACGGCGTCTGGGTCGTCAATCCGGGCTCCGCCGGCAAACCGCGCTTCCGCGACGTGCCGTCGCTGGCGATTCTGGAATGGGACGGCGAGCGCAAGCAGTTCACCTTCGACTTCATCGCCCTCGACTGGTCCAGAAAGGGACTCGCCTAG
- the pheS gene encoding phenylalanine--tRNA ligase subunit alpha — MSEPTTTDSTPQPEAAPSALDGLLADVKRVGEAARDEFKKAGSTAAVEELRIKYLGKKGQLAEINQRFGQLSNEEKPIAGKLLNSHKAQIINLAKERREALELAEINARLKAEGIDVTLPGTAPAGGHAHPILQVQRQVEEIFRALGFQITESPQVESEWVNFDALNFMADHPARDMQDTFFTERGRVLRTHTSGNQIRTMIDMEPPLAVISSGKVYRCDSDVTHSPMFFQTEGYMVGRDISMAHLKGVLNEFLHALYGPEIGTRFRPSFFPFTEPSAEVDIECVFCGGDGCRICSDSGWLEVLGCGMIHPVVLRNCGIDPDKWSGFAFGVGLDRIAMLKYGINDIRLLYEGDLRFLSQF; from the coding sequence ATGTCTGAACCCACAACAACCGATTCGACCCCTCAGCCTGAGGCCGCCCCATCGGCGCTCGACGGGCTGCTGGCCGACGTCAAGCGCGTCGGCGAGGCCGCGCGCGACGAGTTCAAGAAGGCCGGCTCGACGGCTGCGGTCGAGGAGCTTCGCATCAAGTACCTCGGCAAGAAGGGCCAGCTCGCCGAGATCAACCAGCGTTTCGGCCAGCTCTCCAACGAGGAGAAGCCGATCGCCGGCAAGCTGCTGAACAGCCACAAGGCGCAGATCATCAATCTGGCCAAGGAGCGCCGCGAGGCGCTCGAGTTGGCGGAGATCAACGCGCGTCTGAAGGCGGAAGGCATCGATGTGACGCTGCCGGGCACGGCTCCGGCCGGCGGGCACGCGCATCCGATTCTCCAGGTGCAGCGCCAGGTCGAAGAGATCTTCCGCGCGCTCGGCTTCCAGATCACTGAGAGCCCACAAGTCGAGAGCGAGTGGGTGAACTTCGACGCGCTGAACTTCATGGCCGATCACCCCGCGCGCGACATGCAGGACACGTTCTTCACGGAGCGCGGCCGCGTGCTGCGCACCCACACGTCCGGCAACCAGATTCGCACGATGATCGATATGGAGCCGCCGCTGGCCGTGATCAGCTCCGGCAAGGTCTATCGCTGTGATTCAGACGTCACGCACTCGCCGATGTTCTTCCAGACGGAAGGCTACATGGTGGGGCGCGATATCTCGATGGCGCATCTGAAGGGCGTGCTGAACGAGTTTCTGCACGCGCTGTACGGACCGGAGATCGGCACGCGCTTCCGGCCTTCGTTCTTCCCGTTCACCGAGCCTAGCGCAGAAGTGGATATCGAATGCGTCTTCTGCGGCGGCGACGGATGCCGCATCTGCTCCGATAGCGGTTGGCTGGAAGTCCTTGGTTGTGGGATGATTCACCCGGTTGTTCTTCGCAATTGCGGGATCGACCCAGACAAGTGGTCCGGCTTCGCGTTCGGCGTGGGGTTGGATCGCATTGCAATGTTGAAGTACGGAATTAACGACATTCGCCTGCTGTACGAAGGCGATTTGCGGTTCTTGTCGCAGTTCTAA
- the pheT gene encoding phenylalanine--tRNA ligase subunit beta: MKFSLRWLREYLDADLTYEEVLDGLMTCGHEVEETTDLGAGHGNIVVGKILEINSHPNADKLHVCKVEEADGQVHSIVCGATNIEVGQHVPFAKTGATLPNGMTLKPTAIRGVESCGMMCSAKELGVADDHSGIWIQPESMKVGEPFDAIIDIKVTPNRPDALSLVGLARDLAAKNGGKLRLPEVKFSESDTKTEKVAKVIVESREDCPRYAARVIRGVKIGPSPLWLQRRLEGAGLRPRNNIVDITNYVLLELGHPLHAFDLNKIANKTIIVRNAKAGEKMELLDETTVELQETDLLICDPEKPVALAGVMGGGNSEIDDDTTDVLLESAYFKPSTIRRTSKRLDKSTDASYRFERGTDPKRLINALHRAAQLIAELAGGEVLKTHLDVVAKLPDVEPITLRIDRVCRLSGVELTGREITDILGRLGFEIQRADEKELLVAVPSHRPDVTQEADLIEEVARIHGYDQIPSVLPAVDIAYTPASTTQSLRERIVREMMGMGYSETVNFSFVSEEANHAAGVGDDGRTVRVLNPLVQEQTVMRRSLLPSLLENVVHNFNHGVDPVQIFEIGHTYAWKDAEQPEDEDPKSLEPATEEHLFLAAAISGTRKADWRTPARELDFYDIKGVAERLLDRLGIRRTVIEPASDLGMFHPGRCAAILKGGERLCWFGELHPALARELDIKRRVFLIECPIEGAILEVSEEPKFQELPRFPATKRDVAVLVPKTTQAQDLERTIRSAGRPILADVQLFDLYEGKNLAENERSLAFSLTFRVADRTLTDDEVNKAFEAIIAALDKKHGARLR; this comes from the coding sequence ATGAAATTCTCGCTTCGCTGGCTGAGAGAATACCTGGACGCCGATCTGACCTACGAGGAAGTGCTCGATGGGCTGATGACCTGTGGACACGAGGTTGAAGAGACGACCGATCTGGGCGCCGGCCACGGCAACATTGTTGTGGGCAAGATTCTCGAGATCAACTCGCACCCGAACGCCGACAAGCTGCACGTCTGCAAGGTTGAGGAAGCCGACGGCCAGGTGCATTCCATCGTCTGCGGCGCGACGAATATCGAAGTCGGCCAGCATGTTCCGTTCGCAAAGACCGGGGCGACGCTGCCGAACGGCATGACGTTGAAGCCCACCGCGATTCGCGGTGTTGAGAGCTGCGGCATGATGTGCTCGGCAAAGGAACTCGGCGTAGCGGACGATCATTCCGGAATCTGGATTCAGCCCGAGTCGATGAAGGTCGGCGAACCGTTCGACGCGATCATCGATATCAAGGTCACACCGAATCGCCCCGACGCATTGTCGCTGGTCGGACTGGCGCGCGACCTGGCCGCGAAGAACGGCGGAAAGCTGCGCCTGCCGGAAGTGAAATTCAGCGAATCCGACACGAAGACGGAGAAGGTCGCAAAGGTCATTGTCGAGTCGCGCGAAGATTGCCCGCGATACGCGGCGCGCGTGATTCGCGGTGTGAAGATCGGCCCCAGCCCGCTGTGGTTGCAGCGTCGCCTCGAAGGCGCAGGCCTTCGCCCGCGCAACAACATCGTCGATATTACGAACTACGTGCTGCTGGAGCTTGGGCATCCGCTTCACGCGTTCGATCTCAATAAGATTGCCAACAAGACCATCATCGTTCGCAACGCGAAGGCGGGGGAGAAGATGGAACTGCTCGACGAAACGACCGTCGAGCTGCAGGAGACCGATCTGCTGATCTGCGATCCGGAGAAGCCGGTTGCTCTGGCCGGTGTCATGGGTGGTGGAAACAGCGAAATCGACGACGACACGACAGACGTGCTGTTGGAGTCCGCTTACTTCAAGCCCTCCACGATTCGTCGCACGAGCAAGCGCCTCGACAAGTCGACCGACGCATCCTATCGCTTCGAGCGCGGTACGGATCCCAAGCGTCTGATCAATGCTTTGCATCGCGCCGCGCAACTGATCGCGGAATTGGCCGGCGGCGAAGTCCTGAAGACGCACCTCGATGTTGTCGCGAAGCTGCCGGACGTCGAGCCGATCACGCTGCGCATCGATCGTGTGTGTCGTCTCTCGGGCGTCGAACTGACCGGTCGCGAGATCACCGACATTCTCGGTCGGCTCGGCTTCGAGATTCAGCGCGCCGACGAGAAGGAACTGCTCGTCGCCGTGCCGTCGCATCGTCCGGACGTCACACAGGAAGCGGACTTGATCGAAGAAGTCGCCCGCATTCATGGCTACGATCAGATCCCGTCCGTGTTGCCCGCCGTGGACATTGCCTACACCCCGGCCAGTACCACACAGTCTCTGCGCGAGCGCATCGTTCGCGAAATGATGGGCATGGGATACAGCGAGACGGTGAACTTCTCCTTCGTGAGCGAAGAGGCAAACCACGCCGCCGGCGTCGGCGATGACGGGCGAACCGTGCGCGTGCTCAATCCGCTCGTGCAGGAGCAGACCGTGATGCGCCGTTCACTGCTGCCGTCGTTGCTCGAGAATGTCGTTCACAATTTCAACCACGGTGTCGACCCCGTGCAGATCTTCGAAATCGGTCACACCTACGCGTGGAAAGATGCGGAGCAGCCGGAGGACGAGGATCCGAAGTCGCTTGAGCCGGCAACCGAGGAGCACTTGTTCCTCGCCGCCGCCATCAGCGGAACGCGCAAGGCCGACTGGCGCACGCCGGCCCGCGAACTCGACTTCTACGACATCAAAGGCGTCGCCGAGCGCCTGCTCGATCGCCTCGGAATTCGCCGCACGGTCATCGAGCCGGCCTCGGACCTCGGGATGTTCCACCCGGGCCGTTGCGCGGCCATCCTGAAGGGTGGCGAGCGCCTCTGCTGGTTCGGCGAACTGCACCCGGCGCTGGCTCGCGAGCTGGACATCAAGCGCCGTGTTTTCCTGATCGAGTGCCCCATCGAGGGCGCGATCCTCGAAGTTTCCGAGGAGCCGAAGTTCCAGGAGTTGCCGCGCTTCCCAGCGACCAAGCGCGACGTGGCCGTTCTCGTCCCGAAGACGACGCAGGCACAGGATCTGGAGCGCACGATTCGCTCCGCCGGCCGGCCGATTCTGGCGGACGTCCAGCTCTTCGACCTCTACGAAGGCAAGAACCTGGCGGAGAACGAACGCTCGCTGGCCTTCTCGCTGACGTTCCGCGTGGCCGATCGAACGCTGACGGATGACGAGGTCAACAAGGCCTTCGAAGCCATCATCGCGGCCCTGGACAAGAAACACGGGGCGCGCCTGCGGTAA
- the cysE gene encoding serine O-acetyltransferase, with translation MDLKAALTNDPAARGPFAPIEILLTYAGFHAILCHRIIHQIYRLHIPVLPKVLAWLNRLMTGVEIHPAANIGGGFFIDHGNGVVIGETAIIGDYCTIFHQVTLGGTGKETGKRHPTLKNYVVVGTGAKILGNITIGNDVYVGANSVVLTDVPDGCTVVGIPGRIVRQKGKRLHPAAALDHIHLPDPVRDLLRDMQDRVDKLSEEVKSLKSGEPPSEEG, from the coding sequence ATGGACCTGAAGGCGGCGTTGACAAACGACCCGGCCGCCCGCGGGCCGTTTGCACCCATCGAGATCCTGCTCACCTACGCCGGGTTCCACGCGATCCTCTGTCACCGGATCATCCACCAGATCTATCGCCTGCACATTCCCGTGCTGCCAAAGGTCCTGGCTTGGCTGAATCGCCTGATGACCGGCGTTGAGATCCATCCCGCGGCGAATATCGGCGGCGGGTTTTTCATCGACCACGGAAATGGCGTCGTGATCGGCGAGACGGCCATCATTGGCGACTACTGCACGATCTTCCACCAGGTGACGCTCGGCGGTACCGGAAAGGAAACCGGCAAGCGCCACCCGACGCTGAAGAACTACGTGGTCGTCGGTACCGGAGCCAAGATCCTCGGAAACATCACGATTGGCAACGACGTATATGTTGGCGCAAACAGCGTTGTGCTGACCGATGTGCCGGACGGCTGTACTGTCGTTGGCATCCCCGGCCGCATCGTTCGCCAGAAGGGCAAACGTCTCCACCCGGCGGCCGCGCTCGATCACATTCACCTTCCGGATCCCGTGCGCGATCTGCTGCGTGATATGCAGGATCGGGTCGACAAGTTGTCTGAAGAAGTGAAATCGCTGAAATCCGGAGAGCCGCCCTCGGAAGAGGGTTAG
- a CDS encoding glycosyltransferase produces the protein MTAPDRPRISVVILTANRIHLLAETLKTLAKGTRIPDEVVVVLNSPEDGTRESLEGQKHAFPLKMIECPQSGFAEARNRGVAAAAGPFVAFLDDDCDADRWWLERLAAALEDAEAVGGAVLPAEHHEVPPDYSPDLNWLVGLSPPAFFSDLAGRLILPQTANLAFRRDVWERFPFHEVGGRLHGSESRQNYAIGREDAQWWRRLRREGVRCTVEQTAIVWHKIPTERFASEAIASRARHDGAAHWQREEPRADLPEAAADLASLPFRIGRDLLFEESLTQGQAIARHMPWARRQWSLLKSAREAVGQPVSVPERAALLGRAAAGVIASQAKPLLRQPAAFLHHAMKPIPPLPTVDDPPGRLLVVCYDFLGDAVLAMPLLEQLRAALPYTRIELLTGEVAGPLFRSRREIDELTVLPSSLSKRSPDAVRRVWKAVQDSQPDAIVVTYFHGAPPLGLFAATNAPVVCWDRDGGLEQQLWYDLASKRVLKSLRKAEVAALLDLAAPFGIETKITRPTYKPSKKAGRRVDSVLDRLGLKANKFAVIHLDGPDGHWKSWDLERWGEIARRLCDEHGLRVLLAGTRQGRRLAEKLNLPTDVAVSVHGIFDSAELAALLKRARIFLGPDSGPAHLAQAVRTPAVILFGPTEEFRWGPMPRLKSDGETALPFRTVRCAPDDLFDSERRGLPANVQVLAIQPDDVMRAVAELL, from the coding sequence GTGACTGCGCCGGATCGTCCCCGGATTTCCGTCGTTATCCTGACAGCCAATCGCATCCACCTGTTGGCCGAGACGTTGAAGACTCTGGCCAAGGGTACACGCATACCCGACGAGGTCGTGGTCGTCCTGAATAGTCCGGAAGACGGCACGCGAGAGTCCCTTGAAGGCCAGAAGCACGCGTTCCCCCTCAAGATGATCGAATGTCCCCAGTCCGGGTTCGCCGAGGCGCGTAATCGCGGAGTCGCCGCGGCCGCCGGGCCGTTTGTGGCATTCCTGGACGATGACTGCGATGCAGATCGCTGGTGGCTGGAGCGCCTTGCCGCAGCCTTGGAAGACGCGGAAGCGGTCGGTGGTGCTGTCCTGCCCGCCGAGCACCATGAGGTGCCGCCGGATTACTCTCCGGATCTGAATTGGCTCGTCGGGCTGTCTCCGCCTGCATTCTTCAGCGATCTGGCCGGACGACTGATTCTGCCGCAGACCGCCAACCTCGCGTTCCGTCGCGACGTCTGGGAGCGCTTTCCCTTCCACGAAGTGGGCGGGCGTCTGCACGGCAGCGAATCTCGCCAGAACTATGCGATCGGCCGCGAGGACGCCCAGTGGTGGCGCCGGCTGCGGCGCGAAGGCGTTCGTTGCACCGTCGAGCAAACAGCCATCGTGTGGCACAAGATTCCGACGGAGCGCTTCGCCTCTGAAGCGATCGCCTCGCGAGCCCGCCACGATGGCGCGGCGCACTGGCAGCGCGAGGAGCCGCGCGCGGATCTGCCGGAAGCGGCCGCCGATCTGGCCAGCCTTCCCTTCCGCATCGGGCGCGACTTGCTCTTTGAGGAGTCGCTGACACAGGGCCAGGCAATCGCGCGACACATGCCGTGGGCGCGCCGCCAGTGGTCGCTCCTGAAATCGGCCCGCGAAGCCGTCGGCCAGCCGGTGTCCGTGCCGGAACGAGCGGCCCTACTGGGTCGTGCGGCCGCCGGAGTGATCGCCAGCCAGGCGAAGCCGCTGCTGCGCCAGCCGGCTGCCTTTCTGCATCACGCAATGAAGCCCATCCCGCCGCTGCCGACTGTCGATGACCCGCCGGGGCGTCTGCTGGTTGTCTGTTACGATTTCCTTGGCGATGCGGTGCTGGCGATGCCCCTGCTGGAGCAACTCCGCGCGGCGTTGCCCTACACGCGAATCGAGCTTCTGACCGGCGAGGTTGCCGGGCCGCTCTTCCGAAGCCGCCGCGAGATCGATGAACTCACCGTCTTGCCGAGCAGCCTCTCGAAGCGCTCGCCGGATGCTGTCCGGCGGGTCTGGAAAGCCGTCCAGGATTCCCAGCCGGATGCAATCGTGGTGACGTACTTCCATGGCGCACCGCCGCTCGGACTATTCGCTGCGACCAACGCCCCTGTGGTGTGCTGGGATCGCGACGGTGGGCTTGAGCAGCAGTTGTGGTACGATCTGGCCTCGAAGCGGGTTCTCAAGTCGCTTCGCAAGGCGGAGGTCGCCGCGCTCCTCGACCTGGCCGCACCGTTCGGGATCGAAACAAAGATCACTCGCCCGACATACAAGCCCTCGAAGAAGGCCGGCCGCCGCGTCGATTCCGTGCTCGATAGGCTTGGGCTGAAGGCGAACAAATTCGCCGTCATTCACCTGGATGGTCCGGATGGTCATTGGAAGTCATGGGATCTGGAGCGCTGGGGCGAGATCGCCCGGCGCCTCTGCGACGAGCACGGCCTGCGTGTGCTCCTCGCTGGAACGCGCCAGGGACGGCGATTGGCAGAGAAGCTCAATCTGCCGACGGACGTGGCCGTCTCGGTGCATGGCATTTTCGACAGCGCGGAACTAGCGGCACTGCTGAAGCGCGCACGGATTTTCCTTGGCCCCGATTCCGGACCGGCTCACTTGGCGCAAGCCGTGCGCACGCCTGCGGTCATCCTGTTCGGCCCAACGGAGGAATTCCGGTGGGGACCGATGCCGCGGTTGAAATCCGATGGGGAGACGGCGTTGCCGTTCCGGACGGTTCGGTGTGCGCCGGACGATCTCTTCGACAGCGAACGCCGCGGTCTGCCGGCAAACGTGCAGGTTCTGGCCATTCAACCGGATGATGTGATGCGAGCGGTGGCGGAGTTGCTATAA
- a CDS encoding DUF3470 domain-containing protein, whose translation MLRHLSEDCREGGAEGLDPQCTGTGRPNCPDTWPVITRKRPPMPDAESPIPATADEPKRQSRRRLGMALEFVGLGGVLPALTVTVFVDEWRIAAAIAFVCFWLVWFVGKTLVKVNRS comes from the coding sequence ATACTACGACATCTATCGGAAGATTGCCGAGAAGGTGGCGCAGAAGGTCTCGATCCGCAATGCACAGGGACCGGGCGCCCCAATTGCCCCGATACCTGGCCAGTAATCACACGGAAGCGCCCACCCATGCCCGACGCAGAGAGCCCCATTCCCGCGACCGCGGATGAACCCAAACGCCAATCGCGCAGGCGATTGGGGATGGCTCTGGAATTCGTCGGGCTGGGTGGGGTTCTTCCCGCCCTGACTGTCACCGTGTTCGTCGATGAGTGGCGCATTGCAGCGGCCATCGCGTTTGTCTGCTTCTGGCTCGTGTGGTTCGTGGGCAAGACACTGGTGAAGGTTAACCGCTCGTGA
- the apbC gene encoding iron-sulfur cluster carrier protein ApbC has translation MTDMKQRVMEALATVDDPDLKKDLVTLNMVKNVEVDDNGNVSAEIELTTPACPLKDHIRRECENAIAKIEGVGEITITMSANVRQGAVGEGKAPIPGIKNIIAVGSGKGGVGKTTTAVNLAVALKELGAKVALLDADIYGPNIPAMVGVSGRPKVVENRIVPIGANGVSVMSMGFLVNEDQPIVWRGPMLHGVLKQLLNDVVWGEQDYLVIDLPPGTGDVQLSLSQMVPVTGAVIVTTPQHIALQDVRKGIAMFQQIQIPILGIVENMSYYLCPQCGHRDEVFDSGGGERTADAMGEDMFLGAVPLNSNIRRSMDGGNPIAGQKDSEYYDIYRKIAEKVAQKVSIRNAQGPGAPIAPIPGQ, from the coding sequence ATGACCGATATGAAGCAACGCGTCATGGAAGCCCTGGCAACGGTTGATGATCCTGACCTGAAGAAAGACCTCGTCACACTGAATATGGTGAAGAACGTCGAGGTCGACGACAACGGCAACGTCTCCGCTGAGATCGAACTGACGACGCCGGCCTGCCCCTTGAAGGATCACATTCGTCGCGAATGCGAGAACGCGATCGCCAAGATCGAAGGCGTCGGCGAGATCACCATTACCATGTCCGCGAATGTGCGCCAGGGAGCCGTCGGCGAAGGCAAAGCCCCGATCCCCGGCATCAAGAATATTATCGCCGTCGGTTCCGGCAAGGGAGGCGTGGGGAAGACCACGACCGCTGTGAACCTGGCGGTGGCACTGAAGGAGCTCGGCGCAAAGGTGGCCCTTCTCGACGCCGATATCTACGGGCCGAACATCCCCGCGATGGTTGGCGTGTCCGGTCGTCCGAAAGTTGTCGAAAACCGAATCGTCCCCATCGGCGCGAACGGTGTGTCGGTGATGTCGATGGGCTTTCTCGTCAACGAGGATCAGCCGATCGTCTGGCGCGGACCGATGCTGCATGGCGTGCTGAAGCAGCTCCTGAACGACGTCGTCTGGGGCGAACAGGATTATCTCGTCATCGACCTCCCGCCTGGAACCGGCGATGTGCAGCTTTCGCTCTCGCAGATGGTTCCGGTGACGGGCGCCGTCATCGTCACGACCCCGCAGCACATCGCCCTGCAGGACGTGCGCAAGGGCATCGCGATGTTCCAGCAGATTCAGATTCCGATCCTCGGGATCGTCGAGAACATGTCCTACTACCTGTGCCCGCAGTGCGGTCATCGGGACGAAGTCTTCGATAGCGGTGGCGGCGAACGCACGGCCGATGCGATGGGCGAGGACATGTTCCTGGGCGCCGTGCCCTTGAATTCCAACATTCGTCGCTCGATGGATGGCGGAAACCCGATCGCCGGGCAGAAGGACTCCGAATACTACGACATCTATCGGAAGATTGCCGAGAAGGTGGCGCAGAAGGTCTCGATCCGCAATGCACAGGGACCGGGCGCCCCAATTGCCCCGATACCTGGCCAGTAA